The DNA region AACTATATCAGTTTTAGATGAGAGTAATTTATTTGCGGCTGAGTTCGAAAATACCGAAAATACAAAATATGATATTTTAACAGGGGTTGACTTGGAAGCCGCAAAGAAATTAGTGCAAGAGGCTGAGAATTACGGTTTACTCTATATCCCGCCAGCTACTAATGTGGATGATGTAGCAGATAAGATTAAATTTTATTCAGAAGAATCACCATCACTTGTAGTAATGGACAATATCGAAGATAAAATTGAAGAAAAGGCAAGAGCAATTAAGCTAAAAAATTCAGGTCTAGATCCATTAATTGTAAATCAATTACGTGTTAGAGTAAGAGCCAATTTAGAAACTTTTGATGGTCAAAAAACATCTAAGGTGGGCAGTTATATGAAGTTAATTTTTGGGGGAGTTGCTGGTTACTTATTATTCATGTTTATCATAGTTTATGGTAATATGATTATGCGGAGCGTTATAGAAGAAAAGACAAGTAGGATTATTGAAATTATTATATCCTCTGTAAAACCGATAAAATTATTATTAGGGAAAATATTTGGTACTTCATTAGCTGGATTAACTCAATTTTTGGTGTGGATAATTATAGGTTCCATTTTAATGTTTGGGGTATCTGCCTTTTTTGGTGTTAACATGGCCGAAGATAGAATGGCACAACAACAGGAAATGATTCAGCAAGCAACTGGGAATAGTGAAGCTCAAGAAATGGCAACAACCGTAATTCAAGAGATTTTGAATTTGCCTTTAGCCAATCTTACTATAATGTTTATTTTATTTTTTATTGGCGGTTATTTATTATATGCTTCGTTGTATGCGGCGATCGGTGCGGCTGTTGATAATGAAACAGATACCCAGCAATTTATGATGCCGATTATTTTACCGCTCATGCTGGCTATTTATGTTGGTTTTTTTACGGTTATCGAAAACCCACACGGAATGGTTTCACAAATTTTTTCATATATTCCATTCACATCACCAGTGGTAATGTTAATGCGTATTCCTTTTGGGGTGCCTATTTGGCAGCAGTTATTATCCGTTTTAATATTATTTGTAACATTTTATGTTATGGTACTATTTGCTGCTAAAATTTACAGAGTGGGTATTTTAATGTATGGAAAAAAGCCTACGTATAAAGAATTATACAAATGGTTAAAGTACTAATTTTATAAAAGTTATGTGCATAATTTTATGGAAGAAATTTCTAACATTTTAAACTATACATTTAAGTTTTCTGATGTCATACAAATTACGGTAAAGGGACTTTTAACTGTTGTTTTAGCTCTCTTAATCACTTCTGTACTATTAAGGGTGGTAAGAAAGTTAATTACAAGAAAACTCCCAAGACAAGATAAAGTAAAATTTATTTCTCTGTTTTCTTACAGTAGATGGTTTATTTATGTCATTATTTTATTAGTCACTTTTCATAATATTGGTGTTAATGTAACGGCAATTTTTGCAGCATCAGCGGCACTTCTAGTAGGTGTAGGTTTAGCATTGCAAACTTTGTTTCAAGATATTATTTCGGGAGTATTTATTTTAGTGGATCAATCCGTACATGTAGGAGATATAATAGAATTGGATGGAAAAGTTGGCAGAGTTGAAGAAATTAAATTACGTACAACTAGGGCAGTTACGATTGATAATAAAGTATTAGTTATACCTAATCATCTATATTTAACAAATAGTTTGTACAATTGGACTGAAAATGGAACGGAAACTAGAGAAAGTGTTGGTGTTGGTGTGGCTTACGGGAGCGATGTGCAACTGGTAAAAAAACTACTTTTAAAAGCTGCAGTTCATCCTGCTGTATTATCAAAACCTAAACCAACAGTTTTGTTTCAAAATTTTGGTGATAGTTCTCTCGACTTTAAACTGATATTTACTTTAAACAATAGTTTTGAAGCAATGATACCCAAAAGTGATATTCGTTTTAAAATTGATGAATTATTTAGAGAACATGATATTAGTATTCCATTTCCTCAAAGAGATATTCATATATATAATACTGAAGGAAAGAACGCAATAACGGAATAATAGTTGCTCATGGTTTAATAAAAAATATTAAAAATAACTTCAGACTTCTAACTTGGACTTCTGATCTAAATTATAAAAAATGCCGAAAATACTAATAATAGAAGATGAAGCGGCTATCCGCAGAGTATTAAAAAAGATTATTTCTGAAGAAAATTCAACCTATGAAGTCGAAGAAGCAGAAGATGGTCTTTCTGGAATGGAATTGATAAAAAACAACGATTATGACTTGGTGTTGTGCGATATTAAAATGCCAAAAATGGATGGTGTTGAGGTATTAGAAAAAACCCAAAAAATAAAACCTGAAATACCGATGCTGATGATTTCTGGGCATGGCGATTTAGACACAGCTGTACAAACTATGCGAATGGGTGCATTTGATTATATATCTAAGCCACCAGATTTGAACCGATTGTTAAATGCTGTTCGCAATGCTTTGGATAAAAAGAATTTAGTTGTAGAAAACAAACAACTGAAAAAGAAAGTTAGTAAAAATTACGAAATGGTAGGGGAGAGCAAGGCCATTTCACATATTAAAGATATCATAGAAAAAGTAGCCACTACTGATGCCAGGGTTTTGATTACTGGACCTAACGGAACGGGTAAGGAATTGGTTGCCCATTGGTTGCACGAAAAAAGTGAACGCTCAAAGTCACCAATGGTTGAGGTAAATTGTGCTGCAATTCCATCAGAATTAATAGAGAGCGAATTGTTTGGGCATGTAAAGGGTTCGTTTACAGGAGCCAATAAAGACAGAGCAGGTAAATTTGAAGCGGCAAATGGAGGTACTATCTTTTTAGATGAAATTGGCGATATGAGCCTTTCTGCTCAGGCCAAAGTTTTACGTGCCTTGCAAGAAAATAAAATTAGTAGAGTAGGAAGTGACAAAGACATAAAAGTTAATGTTCGTGTAGTTGCAGCAACCAATAAAGACTTAAAAAAAGAGATAGCAGAAGGGAAATTTAGAGAAGATTTATACCATAGATTGGCAGTTATTTTAATTCAAGTTCCGGCATTGAATGATAGACGCGAGGATATTCCTTTGTTGGTAGATTTCTTTGCTGATAAAATTGCTGAAGAGCAAGGTAACGCTAAAAAGTCTTTTACTGCTAAAGCCATAAAAAAACTTCAAGAATATGATTGGACTGGTAATATCCGTGAATTACGTAATGTCGTAGAACGCTTAATTATTTTAGGTGGAGGTGAAGTTTCAGAAGATGATGTTAAGTTGTTTGCAAGTAAGTAAATCTTTTGCCTTATTTCTTTTCGGAAAATTCTTTAAATTGTCTTAACCATTTTTCAGCGGGCTTACTGTACATACTTGGGAAAAGAATAGATATGAGTTTTGGCATAAACCAATTGATACGCGTGTATTCATATTCGTAATGGTATCTGGTCAATTTGTCATCAAGAGCTTCAAAGGTGCATTTCATGGTATTGCCCATATGGATATGATGAAAACTGGCTTCAAACGAATTTGGAAGATTATTTTTAGTTACGGTTTCAATCAATTCCATTTCGTTTTTCCCATGCCTATAATACATTTTGGAAACTGCTCCAACTTCTCCTTCTTTACCACTTACCAATTCCTTTCTGATAAACCCATCTTGGTATTCCTTTAGGTTGTTGGGGTCTGCAAAAAGTTCAGCTACTATATTTAAAGATTGATTAATGTCAATAAAACCTTTATGTAACATAATTATTTCATATTTAGCATGTTACGAATCTAATTATTTTTCTTCAATAAGTCAAGAATAATTAATTATTAGTGTTGTATTTGGCTATAAAAAAATCTTATAATTTTATAGAAAAATTACATACTTATCATTATGATTTGAATCTTTTGCATGGTAAATTTGCACCATTGAAAATAACTAATAAAAAAACAATAAAAAAATGACATTAGTAGGTAAAAAATTTCCAGATTTAAATGTAGATGCAATGAATGAAATGGGCGATACATTTAAACTTAATGTATTAGAAGAAGCAAAAAATAATAACAAGAAAATTGTATTGTTTTGGTATCCAAAAGATTTCACTTTTGTATGTCCAACAGAATTACATGCTTTTCAAGAAGCTATGGCTGAGTTTGAAAAGAGAAATACAATTGTTATTGGAGCCTCTTGCGATACTCCTGAAGTTCATTTTGCTTGGTTAAATACTGCAAAAGATAACGGTGGAATAGAAGGGGTTACCTATCCTTTGTTAGCGGACAGCAATCGTAACTTGTCAAGTATGTTGGGTATTTTAGACATAACCAATGAAAAGTATGATGAGGCTACAGGAACAGTTCAAGTTGAAGGTGATAATGTAACTTACAGAGCTACATACTTAATAGATGAAGAAGGTACTGTTTTTCACGAAGGTATTAACCATATGCCATTGGGTAGAAACGTAAAAGAGTATTTACGTTTGATAGATGCTTATACACACGTTCAAGAAAAAGGTGAGGTTTGCCCTGCAAACTGGGAAGAAGGCAAAGATGCCATGAAAGCTGATTCTAAAAGTACCGCAGAATATTTAGCGGCTCACATGAATTAATGAAATTTAACAATTAATTTATAAGCACCAAATTCCAAATTTTACTTTGGAAATTGGTGCTTAAAATTTGAAAACAATTTAGAATTATGGTTCAAGAATTAAGTAAAGATAATTTACAAGAAATTATTGAAAATGAAGATACAGTTGTTGTGCAGTATTCTGCATCATGGTGTGGAAATTGTAGAATTATGAAGCCAAAAGTTAAAAAGTTGGCCTCTGAAATGGAAGATATTACTTTCGTTATAGCTGATGCTGAAAAATTTCCAGAGTCTAGAAAGTTAGCTACGGTTGATAACTTACCGACTTTCGCAGCTTTTAAAAAAGGAACCTTTGTAAACCAAACACAAACGAATAAGTTTGATGTACTAAAAGATTTAGTTAATGAAGTTGCCAGTAATTAAACAGTTGTCTCAATTTATTGAAGACAATGACGAAGATTTTCTTGTTGAAACTATAGAAACTTTGGAAAATCTAACAGAAGTTCCTTCATTAAAAGATGAAGAGCTAGACGTAATTGGAGAATTAATTTCTAATATGTATGGTGCTTTAGAAGTCAATAAAATGATTAAAAACGGGACGCCAAAAAAGGAAGCATTAAATGCTTTTATGCAACGGGTTATGGGATCTATCGATGCTAACTAGTATGGTAATGAAATACTAAGAATAAAAAAAGGCAGTTTAAAATTTTAAACTGCCTTTTTATTTAATTTATTATGAATGATTATTTCAAATCAAAACGATCTAAATCCATTACTTTACTCCAAGCAGAAACAAAGTCTTTAACGAATTTATCTTGTGCATCATCACTTCCATAAACTTCGGCAATTGCTCTAAGCTCAGTATTTGAACCAAATATTAAATCTGCTCTGGTTCCTGTCCATTTTAGGTTGCCCGTTTTTCTATCGCTACCTTCAAATAACTTATCATCTTTTGAAGTAGCTTTCCAAGTGATACCTAAATCAAGAATAGTTGTAAAGAAATCATTGGTAAGACTGCCTGCATTATCTGTAAAAACTCCATGTTTAGAACCATTGTAATTTGTACCCAATACACGTAATCCTCCAACCAAAACTGTCATTTCAGGAACCGAAAGTGATAAGAGTTGAGCTTTATCAACAAGTAATTCTTCTGCCGAAGCTGTTTGTTTAGGGTGTACATAGTTTCTAAAACCATCAGCAATAGGCTCAAGGTGAGCAAATGATGCTACATCAGTTTGCTCTTGAGAAGCATCTCCTCTACCAGAAGTAAAAGGAACGGTAACGTTATGCCCCGCATTTTTTGCAGCTTGTTCAACACCAACTGCCCCGCCTAACACAATTAAGTCGGCAATTGAAACATTTCCGTTAAAATCTTTTTGAATACCTTCATAAACCGCCAACACTTTAGCTAATTCATCAGGGTTGTTAACTTCCCAATTTTTTTGGGGTGCTAAACGAATACGTCCACCGTTGGCTCCACCCCGTTTATCAGAATCGCGATATGTTGACGCAGAAGCCCAAGCGGTACTTATCAACTGAGAAACTGTAAGTCCAGAAGCTAGAATATTAGCTTTAAGTGTTGCTATATCGGCATCGTTAATGCTATTACCTGCTGGAATCGGATCTTGCCACAGCAGCTCTTCTTGTGGAACATCAGGACCCAAATATCTTGAAACGGGACCCATATCTCGATGTGTTAGTTTGTACCAAGCACGTTTGAAGGCTTCTTCAAATTCTTTTGGATTTTCATGGAAACGTTTAGAAATTTTTAAATATTCTGGATCCATTTTCATGGCCATATCGGCTGTAGTCATCATTAATGGTTGTTTTTTAGATGCATCTCCGGCTCTTGGTGCCATCCTCGCATTAGATTCGGCAGTAGGTGTCCATTGGTTTGCACCAGCGGGACTTTTTGTCAATTCCCAATCATAGTTTAATAGTACATCAAAATAATCGTGATCCCACTTTGTTGGATTAGGCGTCCATGGGCCTTCTAATCCACTTGTAATTGTGTCATCTAAAACTCCCGTACCAAAAGTGTTTTTCCAACCTGTACTCATTTCCTCAATTGTTGCTCCTGCGGGTTCTGCGGAAACATAATCATCCGGATTTGCGGCTCCATGGGCTTTGCCAAAAGTATGTCCGCCAGCTGTAAGAGCTACGGTTTCTTCATCGTTCATGGCCATACGTCCAAAAGTTTCTCTAATATCATGAGCAGATCCAATAGGGTCAGGATTACCACTAGGCCCTTCAGGATTTACATATATCAAACCCATATGAGTAGCACCTAAATGCCCTTCAAGGTAACGATCACTTGAACCTTCATAACGCTTATCTTCTCCCATCCATTGGGTTTCAGATCCCCAGTACACATCTTGTTCAGGTTCCCAAACATCTTCTCTACCTCCGGCAAACCCAAAGGGTTTTAATCCCATAGATTCAATGGCACAATTACCCGCAAGAATCATAAGGTCTGCCCATGAGAGTTTGTTTCCATATTTCTTTTTGATTGGCCATAGAAGTAAACGAGCCTTGTCAAGATTACCGTTGTCGGGCCAACTATTTAATGGTGCAAAACGTTGATTGCCTGTGGCTGCACCACCACGACCGTCTCCTACTCTGTAGGTTCCTGCACTATGCCAAGCCATGCGAATCATAAATGGACCATAATGACCATAATCTGCTGGCCACCAATCTTGGGAATCGGTCATTAAATCGATAACCTCTTGTTTTAAAACTTCAAAATCTATGCTATTAAAGGCTGTGGCATAGTCAAAATCATCTTCCATTGGGTCAGATTTAGTTGCATTTTGCCTTAGAATATTTAATTTTAGCTCATTTGGCCACCAATCGCGATTTGTTTGTCCGCCCCCAGCAGTTTCTTTTAAGGCTCCGCCCATAAATGGACATTTACTTATATCGCCATTGTTAGTTTTGTTATTTTCCATGCTATAAAGTTTAAGAGGTTATCAATTCTATAAAGTTACTAATTACAAATTAATAAACACCTTTACCACATTTTAATAATTTATTTAATGATAGATAAAACTTATTTTAATTACAATAGATTAAGAAATTCTTATAAAGTAACGATTTAAAGCTATTTTTATAAGATTTTATGTAATTCTAATTACCGTTGTAGTCTTCATTTGCCCACTTTATTGTTGGTTTAATCCAATCATCTAAGGGTTTAAATAAAAATCCGTGACCCATACCTGTATTTAATTCAACCTCTTTGAAGTTCTCAATCTTGCAAGTCGAGTTTTGTTTTCTCTCGATAGCAGAAACTCCGTAAGGGTCAGATTTTTCATATATGTTTAGTATACTTCCGCAGTAGTTTATTTCAGGAATATTTTCAATATCGATATCTCTAAAACTTGCAATAAACACAAAATTCAGTTTGGGATTATTGGCTAGAGTCGAAACATATTGAGCAATATATCCACCTTTTGATGTTCCAACAACTGTTATTTTGTTTGGTTTAATTCCAATGGAAGTCAAGCTGTCAATTTGATTAACAACTCCTTGAGCGTATTCTCTAGCATTTACATTACCATTTCTTTTTTCGCTGATAACTTCAAAGCCATTTTTTTCAAATGCATTTATTATTTCTAAATATTCAGTCCGTCCAAATTCTGGATGCACTTCATTAAGTTCGTGCTCTTCAATAAAACGATTGTGAAGAAAGAAAATAAACCGATGATTATTTTTGTTTCCGCACGCAAATAAATTAGAAAACAATAGAATTCCGATTAGTAAGTTTGTTTTTATTGATTTAAGATTTTTCTCTAATAGCGGCCAACAACTGTATAACTGCATTGCGGTTATATCCTTAATAATTATATCTTAATTCAAACTCGGATTTTCTGGGGCATTTGCCCATAGTCTGTATTCACCACCAAATTTCATCAATTGGTCTTTCCAAAAAGACTGGTCAGAAATACCAAAAATATTTTGGTATTGGTTTTCAATAACTATCCACGATGTAGTTTCTAATTCACCTTGAAGTTGGTCTTTGCTCCAACCAGAATAACCTAAAAAAAAGCGAATATCATCTTTTTCAAGATCATTGTTTGCCAATAGTTTCTGTACCGCATCAAAATCACCTCCCCAAAAAATACCATCAGCTATTTCAATGCTATCAGGAATTAAATGTGGTAAGCGATGCACAAAGTATAGATTTTCTTCAGAAACAGGGCCACCTTTGTATATGATAAGATCAGATTCAATTTCGGGCAACAGGTCGCCCAACACATAGGTTGAAGGTTTGTTGATTATAAAACCGATGGAACCTTCATCATTATGTTCAGATAGCAAAATTACAGACCTGTTGAATGAAGTGTCATTTAAAATGGAGGGTTCTGCAATTAGTAATTTGCCCTTAGTTAATTTTGTTTGTTCCATAAGTTATTTAATTACTCAATAAATATAGTAATTTTTATTAG from Aureibaculum sp. 2308TA14-22 includes:
- a CDS encoding ABC transporter permease, producing the protein MNHLSLITKREYLNKVKNKSFIIMTFLSPLIFVAIFALIGFLSQLNNEGVRTISVLDESNLFAAEFENTENTKYDILTGVDLEAAKKLVQEAENYGLLYIPPATNVDDVADKIKFYSEESPSLVVMDNIEDKIEEKARAIKLKNSGLDPLIVNQLRVRVRANLETFDGQKTSKVGSYMKLIFGGVAGYLLFMFIIVYGNMIMRSVIEEKTSRIIEIIISSVKPIKLLLGKIFGTSLAGLTQFLVWIIIGSILMFGVSAFFGVNMAEDRMAQQQEMIQQATGNSEAQEMATTVIQEILNLPLANLTIMFILFFIGGYLLYASLYAAIGAAVDNETDTQQFMMPIILPLMLAIYVGFFTVIENPHGMVSQIFSYIPFTSPVVMLMRIPFGVPIWQQLLSVLILFVTFYVMVLFAAKIYRVGILMYGKKPTYKELYKWLKY
- a CDS encoding mechanosensitive ion channel family protein — protein: MEEISNILNYTFKFSDVIQITVKGLLTVVLALLITSVLLRVVRKLITRKLPRQDKVKFISLFSYSRWFIYVIILLVTFHNIGVNVTAIFAASAALLVGVGLALQTLFQDIISGVFILVDQSVHVGDIIELDGKVGRVEEIKLRTTRAVTIDNKVLVIPNHLYLTNSLYNWTENGTETRESVGVGVAYGSDVQLVKKLLLKAAVHPAVLSKPKPTVLFQNFGDSSLDFKLIFTLNNSFEAMIPKSDIRFKIDELFREHDISIPFPQRDIHIYNTEGKNAITE
- a CDS encoding sigma-54-dependent transcriptional regulator, which translates into the protein MPKILIIEDEAAIRRVLKKIISEENSTYEVEEAEDGLSGMELIKNNDYDLVLCDIKMPKMDGVEVLEKTQKIKPEIPMLMISGHGDLDTAVQTMRMGAFDYISKPPDLNRLLNAVRNALDKKNLVVENKQLKKKVSKNYEMVGESKAISHIKDIIEKVATTDARVLITGPNGTGKELVAHWLHEKSERSKSPMVEVNCAAIPSELIESELFGHVKGSFTGANKDRAGKFEAANGGTIFLDEIGDMSLSAQAKVLRALQENKISRVGSDKDIKVNVRVVAATNKDLKKEIAEGKFREDLYHRLAVILIQVPALNDRREDIPLLVDFFADKIAEEQGNAKKSFTAKAIKKLQEYDWTGNIRELRNVVERLIILGGGEVSEDDVKLFASK
- a CDS encoding SRPBCC family protein, with the protein product MLHKGFIDINQSLNIVAELFADPNNLKEYQDGFIRKELVSGKEGEVGAVSKMYYRHGKNEMELIETVTKNNLPNSFEASFHHIHMGNTMKCTFEALDDKLTRYHYEYEYTRINWFMPKLISILFPSMYSKPAEKWLRQFKEFSEKK
- a CDS encoding peroxiredoxin; this encodes MTLVGKKFPDLNVDAMNEMGDTFKLNVLEEAKNNNKKIVLFWYPKDFTFVCPTELHAFQEAMAEFEKRNTIVIGASCDTPEVHFAWLNTAKDNGGIEGVTYPLLADSNRNLSSMLGILDITNEKYDEATGTVQVEGDNVTYRATYLIDEEGTVFHEGINHMPLGRNVKEYLRLIDAYTHVQEKGEVCPANWEEGKDAMKADSKSTAEYLAAHMN
- a CDS encoding thioredoxin family protein, which gives rise to MVQELSKDNLQEIIENEDTVVVQYSASWCGNCRIMKPKVKKLASEMEDITFVIADAEKFPESRKLATVDNLPTFAAFKKGTFVNQTQTNKFDVLKDLVNEVASN
- a CDS encoding DUF6952 family protein, whose protein sequence is MKLPVIKQLSQFIEDNDEDFLVETIETLENLTEVPSLKDEELDVIGELISNMYGALEVNKMIKNGTPKKEALNAFMQRVMGSIDAN
- the katG gene encoding catalase/peroxidase HPI, translating into MENNKTNNGDISKCPFMGGALKETAGGGQTNRDWWPNELKLNILRQNATKSDPMEDDFDYATAFNSIDFEVLKQEVIDLMTDSQDWWPADYGHYGPFMIRMAWHSAGTYRVGDGRGGAATGNQRFAPLNSWPDNGNLDKARLLLWPIKKKYGNKLSWADLMILAGNCAIESMGLKPFGFAGGREDVWEPEQDVYWGSETQWMGEDKRYEGSSDRYLEGHLGATHMGLIYVNPEGPSGNPDPIGSAHDIRETFGRMAMNDEETVALTAGGHTFGKAHGAANPDDYVSAEPAGATIEEMSTGWKNTFGTGVLDDTITSGLEGPWTPNPTKWDHDYFDVLLNYDWELTKSPAGANQWTPTAESNARMAPRAGDASKKQPLMMTTADMAMKMDPEYLKISKRFHENPKEFEEAFKRAWYKLTHRDMGPVSRYLGPDVPQEELLWQDPIPAGNSINDADIATLKANILASGLTVSQLISTAWASASTYRDSDKRGGANGGRIRLAPQKNWEVNNPDELAKVLAVYEGIQKDFNGNVSIADLIVLGGAVGVEQAAKNAGHNVTVPFTSGRGDASQEQTDVASFAHLEPIADGFRNYVHPKQTASAEELLVDKAQLLSLSVPEMTVLVGGLRVLGTNYNGSKHGVFTDNAGSLTNDFFTTILDLGITWKATSKDDKLFEGSDRKTGNLKWTGTRADLIFGSNTELRAIAEVYGSDDAQDKFVKDFVSAWSKVMDLDRFDLK
- a CDS encoding alpha/beta hydrolase; this translates as MQLYSCWPLLEKNLKSIKTNLLIGILLFSNLFACGNKNNHRFIFFLHNRFIEEHELNEVHPEFGRTEYLEIINAFEKNGFEVISEKRNGNVNAREYAQGVVNQIDSLTSIGIKPNKITVVGTSKGGYIAQYVSTLANNPKLNFVFIASFRDIDIENIPEINYCGSILNIYEKSDPYGVSAIERKQNSTCKIENFKEVELNTGMGHGFLFKPLDDWIKPTIKWANEDYNGN
- a CDS encoding YqgE/AlgH family protein translates to MEQTKLTKGKLLIAEPSILNDTSFNRSVILLSEHNDEGSIGFIINKPSTYVLGDLLPEIESDLIIYKGGPVSEENLYFVHRLPHLIPDSIEIADGIFWGGDFDAVQKLLANNDLEKDDIRFFLGYSGWSKDQLQGELETTSWIVIENQYQNIFGISDQSFWKDQLMKFGGEYRLWANAPENPSLN